From Ignavibacteria bacterium, one genomic window encodes:
- a CDS encoding oligosaccharide flippase family protein, translating into MGIVIRQSAKTLIVTYLGFLIGYVNTLIFYPLALSVEQIGLQRILLDVTGFFATFAALGATHIPVRYFPYFKDPKKEHNGFLFFLFCLSFVGYIVFVALFFIFKDTLIGIYSRNAAQLTEYFYYLIPFTFIQLCLFILEVYMLVQLKPVVPRFIREIVIRGLLTLGVLGILYHMITFHVFINFIFVVYVIALLLLVIYVYSRGVLFLRPNFSVFKNPMLKSMLVFGGFVLLGNTSDIIIRNIDSLMLGSYSGLKSTGIYTIALYIALVLEIPRRSMSQVVIPLVAEATKNGDMKKIAEIYKKSSINQMIIGGLVFLVIWCNIDNIFKFIPNGSVFIAGKYVVFYLGIGKLFDMAMGINAEIMTTSKYYKYDIFFYAFLSLLAIGTNMLLIPIWGILGAAMASAISIIIYNLVRFAFIWRIYRMQPFSKQTVKVLLISLVVLIFNYMFPHVSGHFVWDVAIRGFFIAVLFSLLVLLSRASEDINAVLSRTIRRFLEKVQ; encoded by the coding sequence TCAGAGCGCTAAAACATTAATAGTAACGTATCTGGGATTTTTAATTGGGTACGTCAATACTCTCATTTTTTACCCGCTTGCACTTTCAGTTGAGCAGATCGGCCTGCAGAGAATACTGCTCGATGTTACAGGTTTTTTTGCCACCTTTGCAGCCCTGGGGGCAACTCATATCCCTGTCAGGTACTTCCCTTATTTCAAGGACCCCAAAAAAGAACACAACGGTTTTCTTTTTTTTCTATTCTGCCTGAGTTTTGTGGGATATATAGTTTTTGTGGCGCTGTTTTTTATCTTCAAGGATACACTTATCGGGATATATTCCCGTAATGCCGCCCAGCTGACTGAGTATTTTTATTATCTCATCCCTTTTACATTTATTCAGCTCTGCCTGTTTATTCTTGAGGTATATATGCTGGTTCAGCTAAAACCGGTGGTGCCCCGGTTCATCCGGGAGATTGTTATCAGGGGTTTGCTGACTCTTGGCGTACTTGGAATTTTATATCACATGATAACGTTTCATGTATTCATAAATTTCATCTTTGTAGTTTACGTAATAGCACTGCTGTTGCTTGTCATATATGTCTATTCCAGGGGGGTCCTGTTTCTCCGCCCGAACTTTTCGGTATTTAAGAACCCTATGCTAAAAAGTATGCTGGTCTTCGGCGGCTTTGTGCTCCTTGGAAATACAAGCGATATAATAATAAGAAATATTGACAGCCTGATGCTGGGGTCATATTCAGGCCTTAAGAGCACAGGAATCTACACCATTGCTCTTTATATAGCGCTTGTGCTTGAAATTCCCAGAAGATCCATGTCGCAGGTGGTTATACCTCTGGTTGCTGAGGCTACAAAGAATGGCGACATGAAAAAAATTGCGGAAATATACAAGAAGTCATCAATTAACCAGATGATTATTGGCGGACTTGTCTTTCTGGTAATCTGGTGCAATATTGACAATATTTTCAAATTTATACCCAACGGAAGTGTCTTTATTGCGGGTAAATATGTGGTCTTTTATTTGGGAATAGGAAAACTGTTCGATATGGCTATGGGTATAAATGCCGAAATTATGACTACATCGAAATATTACAAGTACGACATTTTCTTCTATGCGTTCTTAAGTTTACTGGCAATTGGAACTAATATGCTGCTGATCCCAATTTGGGGAATCCTGGGAGCCGCAATGGCAAGCGCCATCTCAATAATAATTTATAATCTGGTCAGGTTTGCTTTTATTTGGCGCATTTACAGGATGCAGCCCTTTTCAAAGCAGACCGTTAAAGTACTGCTGATTAGCTTGGTTGTACTTATTTTTAACTATATGTTCCCCCACGTGTCTGGACATTTTGTCTGGGACGTTGCAATAAGAGGATTTTTTATTGCTGTCCTTTTTTCTCTGCTGGTTCTGCTTTCCAGGGCTTCAGAAGATATTAATGCCGTACTCTCAAGAACAATAAGAAGATTTCTGGAAAAGGTTCAGTAG